Proteins from one Malaya genurostris strain Urasoe2022 chromosome 2, Malgen_1.1, whole genome shotgun sequence genomic window:
- the LOC131429259 gene encoding uncharacterized protein LOC131429259: MTSRIPTWIALQGKNKDRNSASTKFKTTHSSQTNCIQNPQTHTNCRKSETVAAALLPSSQKLDTSHKPVLETVFSVSEAFGEDNENSSNLENEFSASNKKTNEETQTSLPPDLKHAKLEETNQLEYSKTLQSQIDYLITLTKELQVENDHLHSVRCDQLIPFLDAYVSCMSFMQDSVTQQDSRRHCKEEMLRSVLSTIGHLEFRKVQHGKLIRSLQHRYSQIRYEVGQIQRCIRKYRKRNEFLRNKL; encoded by the exons ATGACGTCTAGGATACCGACCTGGATTGCATTGCAGGGAAAAAACAAGGATCGCAATAGTGCATCTACAAAGTTCAAAACAACTCACTCATCGCAAACTAATTGCATTCAAAATCCTCAAACTCATACTAATTGTAGAAAAAGTGAGACGGTAGCTGCGGCCTTGCTCCCAagttcgcaaaagttggacactTCTCACAAACCGGTGCTCGAAACTGTTTTCTCAGTGAGTGAAGCATTCGGAGAGGATAATGAAAACAGCTCAAATTTGGAAAACGAATTTTCTGCCTCTAATAAGAAAACTAATGAAGAAACGCAAACTAGTTTGCCGCCTGATCTGAAACACGCCAAATTGGAAGAAACAAATCAACTCGAATATTCGAAGACATTACAATCGCAGATTGACTATTTGATCACCCTGACCAAGGAACTTCAAGTCGAAAATGATCACCTTCACTCGGTGCGTTGCGATCAGCTGATACCGTTTCTTGATGCCTACGTGAGTTGTATGTCCTTCATGCAGGACAGCGTAACTCAACAG GATTCCCGACGCCATTGTAAAGAAGAAATGCTTAGAAGTGTTCTATCAACCATCGGCCATTTGGAATTCAGGAAAGTTCAACATGGAAAATTGATTCGATCCCTGCAGCACCGGTACAGTCAAATTCGCTATGAAGTCGGACAAATTCAACGGTGCATTCGAAAGTATCGCAAGCGTAATGAATTTCTGAGAAATAAATTGTAG